TACATGCCAGGGGGAAGCAggagggaatgcaaggaaaaaaaaaaaaaaaaacaaaacaaaacacacaataaataaacaaaccaaccaaacacacctTGAATAAAAAGTCACAAGGTCTGTAGTAAGAATTTTAATACTTTAGGCAGATGAGTGGAAGATACCATGTGGTAGAAGAGTAGAAAAAGGACTAGCAGTCCTGAAGGGATATGGGAATTGGCCTCTACAAGAGGTCAAGACTGCTACACATATTTTGAGACATAAGCATTCAACAGACATGGAATAAAGCAGCATGCTGACTGCAGATAGAGCATACCAAATAAATTTGGCAACTTTCTTGCTAAAAGCGATTTGATTTCTACTTGGTGAATTGGAGGAAATCACATTCATCCAGACTTCACTGAATTGTTCAGTATGGCACCATATGGGAAATTATGAGTTATTTTAAGGCAGTACAAttaatacaggaaaaaatacagcaggaCACATATCAGCCAAAGAAcaacaataattttatttacgGGGGACACAGACTGAAAGAAAGACGTTTGTAATTCTGTGAGCACTGGGTTCAGGTCTGTGATACTTTTTGTTGCATGGCATGGCTACCACAAAGTGACAAGTGAAGCATGCTGGGTGATGCTCAGCAGTATGCGGAGTAGGTTTGCACATTCGGAACTACATTAATTGAAAGAATAGTAAGAGAAGTTAAATCGTACAAAGAGCAAGGGAGAAATGCTCACCTCTTGTTcctttttcctgaagaataAGATGCCTGACAGCAGTACACCCTCACCCAATACTGATACCCTGACCTTTTTACTGAGTGCAGGAACCCCGTCTCCTCCCACCTGCCCCAAAAGCCCAGcccaaaatgaaagaagtaaagcaCAAATGGACCTTGTAGGTGAATTGCCTGAAAAGGTTAACtccattttgcttttacagGCTGAAGAGGTCTTGAGGAAGCTATTGCTATAGATTACTTCCTTTTCATAGCAAAGTTTACAACAGCTGCTTAAAAATACAACCAACACCAGCATTTTACTGTGCGAGtattgacattttatttttcaaaaagaaaaaaaaaagaatacatcATCTTAGTGACTGGAAATGTATATAAAGTAACATATTTCAAGGAATTCACACGTTAAAGAAACAGGCTTTGAAAGAGTTTGTCTAATGCAGTGGCATGGGACCTACAAATTCTTTCACAACCGATACTGCttatttcaaatattctgtGATAATATGGCATTGGGAGAGCCAAAGATCCCCTGTGATGGCAGCACTGCTAGTACAGGAGGTGCCATGAATACCTGGGATACCCTAGTAATTCTGGAAGGTAGAAAAGGAGATGCTCTAACAACACAAGGCCATAGTCTAAGGCCACCCCAGGAAAATCCAACAGTACTTCAAAACTGTCAGAGACTAGTCAGTTGCCACACATCTTTAAATTAACTCATCCCAACCCTGGCATTTAGTAACAGCTTTAAAgagtatatttatatataaatctactctaaaaaaacaaaacaaaactattgtGAAATTTACATGAACACACACAACTTTAGCAACACCATGTTTCCAGGGGAACTTGGATATTAGCTGCTTGGAATTTATATACAAAGCTGATTAATTAGAAAGGCTGCTACAGGGAGCCAAGCTTTCTTTCTAGGTTAGCCCCTGGATAGAACAAGGAtttcctgtgtgtttttttctaggAGCTGGCAATATTAATAATTGTTATTAGAACACCAGGGTACAGTGgtttgtaaacatttttttgttaatattagATTAAAATCCAGTGCATTCTTACTCTCTAACTGACATTATGGATCAACTGATTCAAATGGTGTTCTGTGAATTCATGGGAGATGTAAAAGTCTACCCAATAAAAATCCTTTAAACAAGTTCATTCCTGGTGCCAAGTCATTGACTTTAGAGCAACACCAAGCATGAATTTGATTATTTGATCAAATTgcaggcaattttttttctggagtgtAGAAGTTTCCATTCCATGctagcaaaacattttaagttTTGCATGATCCCCACTCTGTAGATGGGGACACAGGTTTGGAGGAAAAGAGTTTGCCAAGGTCGCGGGCAAGGCCAGCAACACAGCCTGAAAGGCTTCCAGATTCCTGAACAACTGGCCCGTGTTGGACAGCAATGCATTGTTATCTTCTGACTCCTAGAGTCCTCAACCTCCTCCTACTAGGGAAAGATTACATGATACTGCAGCTCACAGGAAAATGCACAAAGCAAATGCATGAgggatacattaaaaaaaaaaaaaaaataaaaataaggctAGAATATctcaagacaggaaaaaaaaaattcttcctgctCGTCTTGAAGCTCTTCTtaactccttcctcctccttgccAACTGCAGTCCTGAGTAATGAATGTCTGCCAGATCTGGGTGGCAGCTTCCTCAGACCCTTTCCTTGTGCTTCACGTTAGCCAGCTTGACTGTTTCCTGCTCAGAGGCAGGTGGAGAAGGCTCATCATGGCATCCAATCATCAGCTGATAGACTATCACTCCCGCAATGGCCCCAAGGAAGGGAGCAACGATCGGAACCCACCACCACTGTTTACcagttctggaaaacaaaaataaaagatacaagatgagaactgcagcctgtgcagTAGGACATTCATGTTTGGATCTGGAATAATGCAAGATCTGATCATCTCCGAACACCACCATTCACTTTAAAAAGACAACAGTACCCCCATGGTCGCAGCAGTTTCCAAGGTGGATATTACCCCACCACACTGCAAGTTCAGGTGATGAGCAATTCAGAACAGGCAGCTCCAGGACTTCCAAGGCTGCCTCTCCACCAAGAAAGGCGAGAAGCAGTTGGAGCGCCTGGACTAGGCACTTTAACATCCCTCCCATTGCTTGCAGAAAAACATGGCTTGACAGCAGATGGTCTGTACTGGTCATGGCTCTCAGTTTTctccagcaaaaccaaaatccaaATATCATAAATGCCCCACATTTTCTGCTGctaaaaacatttattataaGCTCAAGTTTAAGGTGCACCTGAATTTCTCGTGGGTGCTCCAAGATTTCCTCCCTGATAACAAAGTTAGGTCATTTGGTCTCACTGTTGGAAACCAGAGTTTCTATGATGTTTAAGAAATCAGAGCAAACCGtgtcttttaaatatgtttataaaATCTAAAAGATACATTAGTGCTAAGATATGGGTGCTAAGTCTATTTATGATGCCAGAGCTACCACCTATTTGTACTTGtactgttttttccccttggtgCACAACAATTTCATTGGCAAGAACTTACGAGAACACTTCAGTGCCCCAGCCAGCAATGGCTGTGAAGAGACGAGGCCCAAAGTCCCTGGCAGGGTTGACAGCATAgccagagttgaagcccatggagGTTCCGATAACAAGGACAACGAAGCCAACTGTGAAAGCCTCCAGCCCCGTGGGGACAGGGTTGTTGTAGGGATCGACAATAGCCAGGACACAAACAATCAGGGAGGCTGTGCCAATGAActggggagggagaaagaaaaagaaaaaatttaatCCAGGTTAGTCTTTTAACCTAATTATTTAACTCCTTTGCAGTCCTGTGCATTTAGGACTCCTCCTCTGAACTGAAAGACCTGCACAAAGTCATCCCATGGCACTATCAGACCACAACAGACTGAGCCCCCATGGAAATGAAAGACTGGAACGTGCTCCTTCCTACATATCAAGCCCACACCTTTTTCCCTACCCGCAGGAGAGCTGTGAATAACTGTTTCGGCAGCCAGAAGGGCTGAAGACATCTTCCTGAATGTGCTTCCTACCTGTCAGAGCTGGGTGGCTGTTGTCTGTTTGCGGTTAATGGGAACTTTAAGGAGGAGACAGTCACCTCCGACACCACACCACAGCCAGTCAACCTCTGGGCTGTGCCACAGCCATAGTAGAGTGGGCATGAGGAATAATTATCCTTCCTCATGCCATCACTCTTCAGGGCTGAGACCAAGTGGGGTCCTTTTCACTGTTGGCCAGTCTTGTGAGGCTGGTCAGTCCCCTTAACACAAGCTTTCTTGCTGAAGGGTACTCTCTGGCTCTGCTCTAGCTATGGGCTAGTGAGATACCTTTGTCAGTTCTGGACATCTTCtctttaaatttcatttcattctcTAACGAAAGGAGAAGCCCAGAACCACCCCAAAAGATTCCTTTTCAGAGGCACCTTCATCCTCTCAGCACCCTCTTACCTGGTCAAAGAATCCATTCACAATGTTCAGATGTTGAGATGGGTAGGTGGCAAAGATACCAGCAGTggcattttttcctgttacGTACAACTGGTTGTTGCCAAAATCCCAGATGGCATCTAGAGGTGAGGGGGAGGCAGggtggagaggaaggaaaaacaaaggaagataGGTCGGTCATTTTCCAGCATGGAGAGAGAGATCCCTGCTTGGAAGATGACTAAACTGCAGTCTCCAAAGAGCCATGAGTATTGAGATAGAATTCCCTGAGCATGCCATTGCTATGTGTTGCAAAACCACCTGCTGTAGAGCACTCATTTGGAAAACTTAGGGTGTGATCTGCCACAGTGGTTTACCAGTCAGGCTCAGATGCAGATGGGCCAGGTCGCTGTTCCTAAAATGTCTTGTTTGCCAGGCACCAAGAAAAAGTCAGAGCCAAAAAGTAAACAATAAGCTGACTCCAAATCTCGCCCCAAAGGTACCCAAAATGCCTGTGGTATCACTCTCAGTGTCAAAACATGAGATATTGCTATGGATCTGATCTGCAGCAAACACAATTTGGGCTGATCTTGCAGTTCCCTCTAAGCCAATACACAATTAGCTTTACCTCTCAAGCTTGCCTTGTAGAGCAATCTGTCCATTGTCTACCACTGTGTAGAAGTGGGATAACTAACACAGGTGAACTGTCTAGATTCCCTCCATGGTTAGTAAGATGGAAGTTAGGTTAGTGAGAAATACAGACACTTCCCAAAGGTAGCTCTTCCATGGTTTAGACAGCTAAAATGGGATTAACTCCTCTGAAGAGGGGACTTCAGCCACCAAATAGAAATGTAACAGGTGTTGAACTAGAGtcctgatgtttcttctttctaaagtGAAAAGCAGTTGGTGCTAGTGCTTAGGATGGCAGTTTCTTCCCTTCAGGTGCAAGCTACAGTGACCCAGATGTTCTGCTCGGCTACAGGGAACGTTGCTCTTATTGCCAAAAACAGACACAAGGAGGCAAACTCCAAGTCAAAATGTCATCCTTGATATTTGAGGAAGAGCAATTTCCAGCACAAAGAGTCAGTTCTTGCCCACTGAATACTGCCCTATGATGGGGAACACCGCTGGGAACAAACAGGCATGAGGAACTGTGTTTCTAGGATGCTTTCCACAGTACAGAATAACTCTGAGGGCAGCAAAAGCTGATAGAACTCCTGTTGTCTGGAAGCTAACACAAAAGAATGCAGAAGACAAGGTAGATAAAACTGTTCTAGAACAATACACAGATATAAAATCTCTATTACTAATAGTGTTTGATCAGTATTTCTGAAAGATATGTTCTCATCCAAATAGTACCTACAAGAGAGGCCATCCAGTGGTCCGTTTAAAGTGATCATTACTCAAGGACAAAAATTTGCACACATTGATAATGCTGGTTGACCTTCAGATTGATTTGAACCCATCATCATTGAAAGACCAGGAAAGCCTTGCCAGAAACACAGTAAGGAAATATCTCACATCTCTGTTCTGCAAGAAAATGCTTCTCTCTGATTTGGGAACCAGCCTCCCTGTGCTGAGTCATGAAGAACATCCATCTcaccccaaaaaacacaaagtTTCTGCACTTACCATAGTACAGCCCAAAGACTATGCCAGATCCCAGGAAAGCCCCCAGGGTTTGGGCCAGGGCGTAAATTGGTAGCTTGATCCAAGGTTCCCGGGCCAAGAAGCACATGGCAAAAGTGACAGCTGGGTTCAGATGTCCACCTGCAGAGAGGATGATGGTTATTGCATTTTCATGGGCAGAGATGTGGTCCTAGGGATGTGTCAAGTAACACTGTTTTCAATACCAGTGCTACACGGAACAAGCATAGCCATCTAAGCCTACACAACCATTGTCACAAGCAAAATTCATCCCACATGGAGCCACAACATACCTGATACCTGTCCCGCAATCAAAATACCGAGTGTCACAGCGAAGCCAAAGGCCAGGTTAACGGTGAGGAAACCTCCATGAGTCCCTCTGCTGAGCACGATCTGTGCAACGGAGCCACAGCCAAACAGctaggaggagaaaaagagatttaaatTACCCTCTCTGCTTCACATCATGGTCATCTGCTGACCAGGGCCTGCCCCTGCCGCACTTATACCTGCATGCACCACCAGAGCCCACCTACGACCCAAAGCCTTGAAAGCTTCAACCTTCAGTTGAAGTATCTAGATGTCTCCAGGGTtagcagggaaggagaaaggacaCAGGACAAGCCTGTCTCCTGTcaggaggaaacaaaaccagggGCAAAAGCAAGATCAGACCACAGTTCACTTCTCCAGGACACTGGAAGTCTTTATCCAACCATCTAATTTTCAGGTGATAGGGGAGAAGAATTGGCCAGACAGCACCCTGGAATGAGATATTTACACTGAAATTGTTCAGATGAGGGATGTGAGTACCTTGTTGCTAAAAGGGCTAATTGTTTGACAGAGTAACACATGGATTGGCCAGGGACAATTTTGCTAATGCCTTGAAATACAGATATGACTGAAGGTTGTATACAGCCTGACTTTCACAGAGTCCTCTTTCGGGTGGGTCTGGCTGACAGCGAGGGATTGGGGCTGCCTTCTTGGGCTAAGGTACCTGCAGTTGTCCCAGCCCCAAGCTACAGTGTCTGCTGTGGGCACTGTGTGCACAGCCCACGCCATCCCAAACCAAACATATCCTTCCTATGCCAAAACCATGTGAAAAAGGATAAGGGCAACACAGCTGTCCTgttcctgcagcaccagcatAGCACAGGCACCACCAATTGAAAAGCCCATGTTCCACAGATATCCTGCCACCAGCATAGCCAGATGTTTGGCCTTCTGTCCAAGATCAGGAGTGCACTGAGCACTTTG
The Columba livia isolate bColLiv1 breed racing homer chromosome Z, bColLiv1.pat.W.v2, whole genome shotgun sequence genome window above contains:
- the LOC102092228 gene encoding aquaporin-3, with the translated sequence MGRQKDILATIEEHLRIRNKLVRQALAECLGTLILVLFGCGSVAQIVLSRGTHGGFLTVNLAFGFAVTLGILIAGQVSGGHLNPAVTFAMCFLAREPWIKLPIYALAQTLGAFLGSGIVFGLYYDAIWDFGNNQLYVTGKNATAGIFATYPSQHLNIVNGFFDQFIGTASLIVCVLAIVDPYNNPVPTGLEAFTVGFVVLVIGTSMGFNSGYAVNPARDFGPRLFTAIAGWGTEVFSTGKQWWWVPIVAPFLGAIAGVIVYQLMIGCHDEPSPPASEQETVKLANVKHKERV